The genomic segment TGAGATTCGCAATCTCATCTGTATGTTGCTTGCACTCGTTGGTGTGGTGCCCCACATCATTGTGCTATCGACAAAACTTAGTGGAATCTATTCTATCTCGATCCCTCTACATACGCTGATGTTTTGAGAAGTAAACCTGCTGCTCTGTGGCAaggaaaatattctcccgagTATCCAACAAATCTGTGTGCTCAGAGTATTGTGGAGTATACTTCTCGTTAGAAGCTACTCTAGTTTTCTTGAGCTCTCGCTGTGTACCGGAGACTGGGCTAGAGCCGCAGTTCCAGCATTGAATGCAGGCTGAAAAACACTATCCAGTGGGAGCTGCTCCATAGCTTGTCGGAGGGACACTAAATCCATCATTTGGCATGACACTGAAGTCGACTAGTTGAACAACTGGACTGAACTATGGAGCGCTCATAACACTCATTTGGGTTGGAGTGTATGGAAAGTATTGGGTTCCCTGAGACACGACGTTTGGGAACAACAGAGTGGGGAATTAGACTGGTCCTCCAAATGCTCCAATCCAATTTGGGTATCCTCCTAGTTGATGTACTCTTTTGCTCGACATATGAAGTCGTCGAGCTTGTGGCATCCTCTCCACTGGAGATCATCTGATAGTGGGGAACCTGCTCAGATGCTAACTTGTAGGGCCATCAGTTGTTGGCCATCATTGACCCTCTTGGTCCTAGCAACTTCTTCCTTAAAGCATCTGATGTAGGCTTTAAGGGTCTCAAGTGGTCCCTTCTTTATGTTGGCAAAAGCATTGACCTAAAAATTAACCTTCTGAGCAGCTATGAATTGTGTTCGGAAGGAGGATGATAGTTGGTGCCAGGAGTGAATGGATCCTGGCTTGTGCTTCTTGAACTACTAATGTGTTGGTCTCGTCAAAGTCAAGGAGAAGATGTGGCACTTGGTGTCTTTGGAGATGCGGTGGATTGACATCAATCTATTGAACTTCGAAAGATGATCGGTGGGATCCGTTCCTTTTCTATACAGTGTGACGTCTAGCATCTTGAACCCTCGAGGCAACGGGGCTTCCACAATGTGAGGAGGACAAGGCTCCCCATCTTCATCCTCCgagtcagagtcgtggccttgtcTCCAGGCCATGATAAGCAATATTCTCTTAAACTATCCAAATCTGCCAGGAGAGGGTCGCGGTCTTGGTTGGCACTTTGTGCTGGGTGTTCTCTCCTCCGAGCATTAAGGTCATCTCAGAGGTCTGGTTGACTTCTTCTCTCAGGATAGTCCTCGGGATTTGTCCTGCCCCTTCGAGTGTTCAAGTCATATCACACGTCAGGTAGTGCTTGGCAGTGACCATCGTCCTCGGGGTATCCTACTTCTGTTTCCCCCTTGGAGTCAACGTGCTCATTATTGACCAAGACACTGATTCCTTGTCCTCGAATGGAGGAGAAATTTCTTCTGTTGGCCCCTTGGCCAGGGTATCCCAGAGGCTGGAGAGGTGCCGACGGGACATCACCTGTAAGCTTAACCCGATCCATAGCAACGCGCCTTGGCAAAACACCCTGGGCTCCGTAGATGCTAGCGGCTTGGAAATTTCCTCGGACCCCACACCCTTGGTTATCATTGGCCTGAATAGGCTCGAATGCGTGATGAGTTGTCTTCCGCCCCTGTGCGAGATCTTCATCAACTTTTCCTTTATGACAATCTAGTGGTCAGGCGAGGCTCTAGCTCCAATTGGGTGAGCATGTGGCATGCCAATTGGCAGATCTTACACCATGTCAATGgggtgctcgggaggcacacCCACTGATTCAACAGGTGGCACTTCAGTTGGGTGTGCAGGTGGCATGCTAGCAAGCGTCTTAGGCAGTATCTCACCATGAGGGTCCACTTGTAGCCCTTGGGTCAccagagtagccctcatggcATTAACCATCTCCTATAGGGCGGCGATATTCCCCTCCTGAGAAGTGATTTTTTGCTATTGGGTGCCGACTTGGCTTCTGAGAGCCACCACCTTTGGCGGTTCCTCCGTGTCCATGGGCTGAGGATAATCCTCCTCATAAAACTCGTCGTCATCTCCGTCGTACTTGATGTTTTCGTCGTAATCCTCTTGGGCCACCTCTGGATATTCTAGCGGAGGTGGTCAGTTGGGTTCTCCTCCCTCAGCTCCTGTGGGAGAAGGAACTTCGTGTGGAGTGTTTTATCTGGTGGTCACCATGACTGAATCTACgaagctttcttcaagctctcaatgaaaacaccaaaatgttgactggcctttttgctatcaactaattaaataagaacttaaagaaatgcaGGAAAGAGACACGTGTTTTACATGGTTTAGGTTATAAAACAAGTCTAGTCCACTAGGCTTTAGTATTAgtgttcttgaagcttgagatgCCAATCTTCAATTGAGGTTTcccaggcagcgtatatattgctctgagtacaaaaaGTGGGATCAAAAGTCCAAATGCCAAAAGTCCTTTACAAAGGAAGCCCTAACTCTATTTATATTAGGCATGTAAATGGGGCGGTTCTACATCGCCCCACTTCCGCCCCACCTTGCAAACACTCTGCCCTGCCCTACCCCGATTAGTTTCTTGGAGTTGGTCAGGTCGCCCCGCCCTGTTTTCCCCATTGAACTTTCTTTTtaagaaacattaaattataattttagaattctCCCTAAGGctaaattattgatttttttattgcATTCCTTATTTTTCACACTTCGTATCAACTACAtcctcaaatattatattttatttttattttaaaatttacaaaaataaatacaagaataaggatgaattatatagaacatatttttaaatatttacaattctttCATAAAGTAATAGTggaataaaaattatataaatcttACTCCTAAAGTCTATTTAGAATTAAGgatattctaaaccacatataaaatgttaattttacgTACTATGCATGTATATATGTAGCATGATAGAATGAGATTAAATAATATCATTATATCATCATTTAAATCAAGAATTAGCCAAGTATAATGAGAGTGTCTCAAGAGAACAAAGTATAATAAAACTATCGTATACGATATAGCGCTCCACTTTCGATGTTTCAAAAGAAtcaaatgactttttttttctcttcatttACCTGCTACCTTAATCATCAAGATCAACTATGTATGGctcctaaaaaaaatatatgtattaataatAGAAGTTAATAATTTGTTTGATGACTTATAAAAGCTTAATTAATTACCACAGTTGGATCACATCATTATCTTCATCATTCATGGTGACTAGTGGAGTCGCTTctgtaaagaaaataaaaaaattaatatcaaaataatacaaaaatatatgaatatatatataaagataagtATATTTATCTTTTTCGTCATTTACCAACCGATTTTGAGTGCATATCAATGCTTCTGATGTAGAAGGATGAAGTCTCCCTCGGTGTGAACCCACATGTCTACCGCCAGTTCTGAATGTAGATTCCGAAGGAATGGTGCTAATAGACACAACAAATATATCGTTGGCAATCATATTCAACACAAGATATTTGAGTCTTGTTACTTTCTAATAATTGGATATATCAAATAACTCATCAGTCCTAGGTATCAATTTCTCTTCCAAATAGAATTCTAACTCTGACTTCACATTCTCTACACCATATGCAACTCTAACATATGTGTCAAAGTTAGATAGATCATCCATTTGTGTTGGAGAAGATGCTGATACACTATCCATTTGTTGACTTCTTTCTTTGGGATTAGGAAACTTAGAACTGTACTCTTCCAGTAGATCATAATAAAGCTTGTGGACCTTCTTAATTTGCATCTCATATTGATCATTTCTATAAATGGTAGGAAAATAATATTCGATCAACATAAACTTATATCTTGGATCCAAAACAACTGCCACAATCATAAGCCCATGAATCTCTTCCCAATACTTTTGAAACTTAGATATCATTTGAGTTTCCATGTCCCTAATAAATGGCTCATCTGCTATTATCCATGCTTTAATTCTCATTTTAATTTGAAACATCTTTGGGAAAAAAAGATTAGATGTAGGATACTTGGTTCTACAAAACAACTCTATCACCTCATGAAACACTTCCAGCCTGTCACACAATTTTTGTGCTCTAATCCAATCATCTTCTGATGGTGCATATCTAACATACCTTGAATCACGTAgctttaattgttcaaatactctATTGTACAGTAAAGTTATGTTGAGCATCAAGTAAGTTGAATTCCACCTTATCTGACAATCAAGTGACAATTTTTTAGTACATGACACTTCAAGAGAACGAGCAATGTCCTCAAATTTCTCACACCTCTTTGGTGTGCCTGACCAATAAGCAACACTGTCTCGAATCTTGTCAGTGCTATCACCAATAACAGACAAGTCATCATTGACAATAAGATTCAAAATATGTGCACAACAATGCATGTGAAGTAGCTTTCCTTTTAAAATGAAACAACTAGAATTAAACTTTTCCTTCAAAAGTGGAATCATTGCATCGTTAGTAGTACAATTATCCACAGTCACTGTACTAATCTTGTCTTCAATATTCCATTAAGACAGACAAGAACTCAGTGTATCAGTAAGTGTTACAACATCATGTGAGCATGGTACACACTTAAAAGTTATAATCCGACTATGCAACTTCCAAGAGTCATCTATGAAATGAGCTGTCATAGTTATATATCCCCTCTTTTGATGATTGGCAGTCCACATATCAGTGGTTATAACTATTCTACTTCTATTTTTCTCCAAAATTTGGCTACATTTTTCCTTCTCAATCTTGTAGATTTTCAAAATATCAGACCTAATTGTATTCCATGACACCATTTTAAACATAGGGCAAATAGTATTTGAATAGTCTATAAAACCCCTATGCTCAATCATCGATAAAGGGTATTCATGTAGAATGATCATTTGAGCTAACAATTTTCTCCCTAGTTCAGGATCAAAATTGTAAGCTGTGATTGAAGGACTTTCATTAGAATTAGGATTCGTGGCAAGTTGTTCCTTTATTACTTGGCATCTTTTCACATGATCAAGTAAATGTTTAGTCCCATTACTACTCTCTCCCACTAATTTCCTCCCACAATGGTTACAAACTGCCTTCATTTCACCATCAATTTTTTGCAATGTAAAATGATCCAATGTAGGAGATGTTATCTTTATTCTTGTACTTCTACTCTCATTTTCACCTCTTGTATTGCCTAGAGATTGTGCCTCTTGTGTATGTGTTGAATGAACATAATCAACATCATCGACAAAATTAGATTTCGTAACATCTTGGGTAGACATCTTTAGAGTTTGATCTAAGTTacattatatccacataataactagatcaaaattaaaataattatggaAGCAAAACTTTTTAAAAATGATAACTAGATCTATAAAAAATCGGGCAACATTTCCCATATTTTATTAACCTAACCAACTGTCAATATcaattaaaacaataaaaaaaacacaGGTTTTCGTCCTTATGTCACCACAGTACACAaaaatctcataacctacttcactatggatgaatatataagatattcaaactcttctaaattTTGTACAATATCAAtagtaaaaaattaaaactataaaaaaacACACCTCTAATGCTAACTCCAATACAATTGTCAACTAATTCTCCAATGTTTATTTTTTGGTTCAGTAAGAAAACAATGAATACAAGTCTTTAAACTAAATTGGGGTCCCTCTCTTTCAattacaatataaatatatatatatataaactttgaTAATCAATAAATATAATAAGTGATCTTAAAAgacaatataattaattataccaTTATAAGAAAGTGTCATTCTAAAATCTCTTCTAGAAAAATGATACTGGCTTAAGTAGATCCTTATGAGCAATtgggcggaaaagtcacaacagggattaATACCCAGTTCGGGGTGAGCCAAGgtgtattttggtatttttgagTAGGTTGGGAATTATTGGAACATTTTTGGGAGAAATATTAGTATTGGGAAGATTAaaagattaattatgaatttaGGGTGCTAATTGAGGTTTAATGGTAAAAAACACCAAATGACTAAATTATCCTTGAGGCTAAGCTTTGAGGGCTAGTGGAGCAAGGGGTAATCTAGTCATTTGGCTTGCTAGGAAGTGTTACGGGGCAGGTGAACACTTGGTCACGTACAAAACAATTTCTAGAGGTTTTTTGTCATTTTGGAAGAGCATCTAAGTATTAACTATAGAGCAAGATAAAGTGTGGATTATTGGAAATCTTGAGGAGATTAAAGACTTATGGAGGTATTAGAAGATATTAAGGACTCCTAACAAGCTAAGAATTTTGGAATTCAGCAAGTAATCCCTCTGTTCTTAGGCTCTTGGGTTACTTTAAATGTTCTTGAGTTTTTGAAGctttgattttgggtttttgaGTTATATGATGTTTCAGGGGTGAGATGAGTGTTGGGTTTTTGTTACCTAAGCTTTTTGGTACATTTTTTGGTTGGAATTCTGCTGGAATACTTGTTTTGTGTTTAAATTTTTGTCTGGTTTGGTAGAGACATCACGAGcttcgaagatttgggaagaacACTTATGTTCTGGGAAAATTTTGGGTTTCTGACGAACCTAGCGCGAATGCACTAGTGTCCCAGAAAAGATGGAATATGAATTGGGATTAAAGTTTCAAGATCAGGGGTGCGACCGCGCTAATACACTAGAAAGCCCAATTTTTCTATGAGTGTGACCACACCAATTGCCCCAAAAAATATTTTGCTGAATTTTGAGGGTTAGGCTCGGGGGCTCGAGAATCTAGTTTGGGGGCCCACTTGATGGCTCTGGGGACATTTTAGTACCCCATTACATGGAAATAAGGGTTTTGATTGGAACTTGTAATCTGGGGTTGGTtcctaataaatatataattatgttgTCACTATATTTCTgcaaggctcgagatcgaattcGCACTTGAGGCCGAAACGTCATTCACATGAAACTCGAGGTTAGAAAACTACACCCTAGTTGAAATTATGGCATGAGACCTTGTGCTTGATTTGGTTATAATTCTATTATGAAATGTTTGTTTGAGTTTGAATAATTGTGCTTTACATAGTTAAGTTATGTATGCAATGTATGATTGTTTATACCTAGACGTGTGGTACGCACTGGTATGACCCTATGGCCGCTTGAAAAGAGACTGGAGCATGAGTTATGCCTGTCCAGCTCTATATTTATCTGAATAAGGTAAGTGTGATGCGTAGTTGAGTGGCTTATGGAAATTTGTTTTTAATTTGAATCTATTGATTGTTTGTATGCTTAATTGAGTTTTCTTGataggcctcggctcacgggtgcaacgTTGTAATACGCTGGATAggcaagaccattacactatgtattttaaatagtgcaagacttggtAATTAAGttgtttggacataaacgtgtttcTAAAGTAAACCGAcaaattagggttaaaagattttgctcataaaatggttgacttttattaaaataagatTTTGATATTCtgaatcccaaaaataatgtttacaagacgattacaaccctcaaaagtaaataCAACTGCAGCCAGCCTAATtggaaaaatataattttggctctagtccctgtaaatccctcggccgtggcaatcgagcagctgctgatgtacacaccgccccaaaagctctccaactcatggctggtctagctttcccttgcctttacctgcaccacgtagcacccgtgagccaaggctcagcaagaaaactaaattcaacaagcatagataacaacaaaATGTGCATAGTATAAGTAGATCAACCAATTCAGTCAATAGAAGAATACAAGCAATAAGCTAGGTAAGAGTACACAGTTTAAtctaaacatataattcaatcttaatacaattagttaggtgtcggggcccttaggccgagccctttaTTTATTTAGCTGATCTtggcccgcttaagccgagctgcGTTCCACACGCTTAACATCAGCTccggctcccttaggccggacTTTCACATCAAATGTAACAGATAAACAAATTGCGAAATACACAATCGAAAGTAGCATGAACAAACATGCCTATACAGATATCtccaatcacaaatacatttatcatcccatatatattaatttacagggaatctcagccccattcacaattcgggtgcagttttcttaccttgagtcccgagcgaAGGATGTAGAGCGCCCTGAACACGATCCTTAAGCCCGAGCCTTAGCGATATAACCTAGTAAAACCACAATAATGGATAACAATCAAAATCTAAATCAATTAATCACCTCAAAATATTATACTTTCCCTTGAGACCTCGAGttttactaaaccgggtagtaggatccttcccgagcacttaggtttgagttcccgagcctacAAACTTAACTTGGCTATTTCTGTCAATTAGACAGGCTGTGGCACGCCATAAGTCAGAGAGCATCGAGGCTTTATTTTTGAGGGACGCGGGCCATGGTGCGCCTCTACCTGTGCCACGGCGCCTGGCCAAAATTTCAGAGGTCCCCAACCTCTTCACAAACACGGGCCGCAGCACCTGAAGAGCAAGGTCGCGGCTCGAGCCAAAAAACCTAGAAACTTGcatattttctatatttttttcctCAGCCTAACTTTTCAAAATTCATTGTAACCTTGCACTAAAACTAtaattgagtctaggactcttaacaaCACAACCTAGACATTATAATTACCCTAAAACTAACCACAATTACCATCGCAATTCAACAATTAAAGCAACATCCAAAACCCATTCACAACCTATCTTACACAATCAAAATTTCCTAAAGAATAAAGACCTAAATCTTACCTTGATAATGGCTCTACCCTTAAGTTGTACCTCGAACAAACCTAGCTTTAGTTCTCCAGTCCCAAAGCTTCAATTCCTAAGCCCTCTCTTCCAAACTCCAAACTTTTCCGCAAGGCACAAGAAGGAGGGAGAGTGAGAGCATgagagtgtgagagagagagtgatGAGAAATGTTTTTGAAATTTTCTAACTTATTCCTGAAGCTTAATCCAACTATATCTTATAACCTAAAGATCAAAATGCCCCTAATGATAACTCAACCCCTTTATTGTTgttaagggcaaaatggtcatctGCCCCGTTTCCCGGTAATTTCTTGAGTcttcctacaaattcccaattagtcatgtcatacccaaataatcaaaaTACTTACATGATaatcgataaatcccaaatacaggttaaattccaaaaatatccctaggctcacctcgagccgagtattgaaccccgttgtgactattccactaaacTGCTCACCAGGATCGCCCCGAGCTGAcgctgcaaatatatatccacataataatgtggtcccaatcatttaacacatataatcacatttatgccctcaatgggccaaaattataaatatgctttTATTAACAAGAAGGAGCTCACATGAATATTTAACACTCAacaacatgcatttataatcatattatcatataaaatatgcatgccacgtagtcacgtatttaatcaattaattacacacatatatccagttatgcccttctgacacactaatcaaggcactaaacatGATTAgtattttgggacattacaactatcccctcctactgaaaatttcgtcctcgaaatttacctaaacaactcaGGATATGGATCCCGCATAGCCAActctagctcccaagtcgcttcctcgaccttgctattcctccataagactttgactagaggaatcatcttgctccttaggaccttgtcctttctgtctagaatCTAAACTTGTCGCTCCTCATACAACAAATTTGTCAGTAGATCCATGGgttgtatctgagacatacttccgaagcattgagatgtggaacacatcatgaactcctgataatgacgggggcagagccattctataggctacctgaccaactctttctaggatctcaaaaggtcctacgaatctaggctcaactttccctttttcccaaatctccttatCCCTCGCAATGGTTAAACTTGCAGAAATACGTGGTtccctacctagaactccacgtccctacgcttaggatcagcgttgCTTTTCTGTCTTCTCTGCATAGCGAGCATTCGATCTCAGATCTTGTCAATAGCTTCATTATTCTTCTaaaccatctccggtcccaaatatttcctttcccccatctcattccaataaaTGAGcgacctacactttcttccatacaacataTCCTGGAAACTAActtcacatttgtctgaccatgtgaatctcagattcttccatgtcaactcACTCAATgatgtggcaatctttgaaaacccttccacgaaccgtctataatatcctgctaatccaaggaaactcctgacctctgaggcgttccttggcctcggccaatccctaattgCTTCTACCTTGCctgatccaccttaatcccatctccataGACAATTTGTCAAAGCAATGTTACCTCTGGTagctagaactcacacttcttaaatttagcatataaccgatgctccctcaacctctataGTACCAgttggagatgctgctcatgatctgcctctgaacgagagtaaaccaggatatcgtcgatgaagacaatcacaaactcatctgagaaatccttgaacaccctgttcatcagatccataaatgctgctggggcattggtcaacccaaacgacatgaccaggaactcataatgcctatacctCGTATGGAAGGTCCTCTTCAGAatatccttgtccttgatcctcagctggtgataaccagatcgaagatcaatcatCGAGATACCGTCTGACCCTACAACTGATCTAACTGGTCGTCTATcctcggtagtgggtacttgttcttgatagtcaacttgttcaactccctgtagtctatacacatcctcagggtcccacccttcttcttcacaaacaaaaccagagcaccccatggcgaaaagctAGGTCTTATAAATCCCAAATTTAGTAGCTCctataactgtatcttcaactcttttacctctattggagccattctgtatggttcCCTTGACACGGGTTCGGTACCCGGCATTAACTCAATGATGAACTGGATCTCCCTGTGCGGTGGCAGTCCaggtaagtcctcagggaacacatgcaagaactcacataccagtctagtctccTCTGGCCCTATCGAcatgaccctagtggtatccaccacactggctagaaaacctTCTCAACCTCCTtttaataggtctctagccctcaacacAGATATCATGGGAATACAAGGTTCGTGCACAGTACCCACAAAACTGaatgggtcctcaccctcaggcacAAAAATCATCATCTTTTTCCTACAGTCTATAGTtgccccatatctgactaaccaatccatccccaagatcatatcgaaatcatccatacccaactcaatcaaatctactgagaGTTCCTTTCTGTCcaccatcactagcagtgctctaatccatctcctagaaactacaagCTCCCCTATAGGCAGTATTGTCCTAAACcacgcagtataatactcactaggcctacacaatctataactcactttactataaacaaatgaatgtgtagcaccagagtcaatcaatatagtatatgaagagccagtgctagaaagctgacctatcacaaccgaggggctagcctcagtctctgcctgtgtcaaggcaAACACTcaagttggagtcaagctgtccgccTTCCCTGGTTCCTATTTCTTCAAAGTTGGGAAATCTTTCTGGAGGTGCCCAAAcaccccgcacaagtaacagGCTTTCGCCCGAAATGGCGGTTCCTGCACCTAGCACACTCTGGGTAGCTTCTCCATATCTCATTGCCACCCTGGAGGCCACTCTGAGCACCTcggcccctcctatcaggaccagcagtggtcgaggtgtcaagggtcttcctcttctgatcactgggccCTCTGCCCCTACTAGACCCTGTAAGTGGACGCACTGCCCTGCAAACATCCTGTCTCGGAGCGCTCTCCCTCAAAATATTTTTCTCTGCatcctcagcagtgagggccttctcaaccacctgggcataagtcgtctccccaggtactgatgtgattcgcacatctcaggctatcatagtaTTTTTCCCTCGAACAAACCTGGCCTacctggctgcatctgtaggcactagatcaggtgAAAATTTTGCTAGTCTATCAAAcatcaaggcatactcagtaactgccATGCTGCCATGTACCATCccaatgaactcattcacctttgccgcCCTGACGACAATACTATAGTATTTCTAGTAGAACAAATCCTTGAACTCATCCCAACTTAGGGTAG from the Humulus lupulus chromosome X, drHumLupu1.1, whole genome shotgun sequence genome contains:
- the LOC133806126 gene encoding zinc finger BED domain-containing protein RICESLEEPER 2-like; protein product: MSTQDVTKSNFVDDVDYVHSTHTQEAQSLGNTRGENESRSTRIKITSPTLDHFTLQKIDGEMKAVCNHCGRKLVGESSNGTKHLLDHVKRCQVIKEQLATNPNSNESPSITAYNFDPELGRKLLAQMIILHEYPLSMIEHRGFIDYSNTICPMFKMVSWNTIRSDILKIYKIEKEKCSQILEKNRSRIVITTDMWTANHQKRGYITMTAHFIDDSWKLHNKISTVTVDNCTTNDAMIPLLKEKFNSSCFILKGKLLHMHCCAHILNLIVNDDLSVIGDSTDKIRDSVAYWSGTPKRCEKFEDIARSLEVSCTKKLSLDCQIRWNSTYLMLNITLLYNRVFEQLKLRDSRYVRYAPSEDDWIRAQKLCDRLEVFHEVIELFCRTKYPTSNLFFPKMFQIKMRIKAWIIADEPFIRDMETQMISKFQKYWEEIHGLMIVAVVLDPRYKFMLIEYYFPTIYRNDQYEMQIKKVHKLYYDLLEEYSSKFPNPKERSQQMDSVSASSPTQMDDLSNFDTYVRVAYGVENVKSELEFYLEEKLIPRTDELFDISNY